One Solibacillus sp. R5-41 DNA segment encodes these proteins:
- a CDS encoding ZIP family metal transporter, with product MKIKWLISGLIPLVMLIGVLAWVLINGSGIEKDPAAPIEVLNIERIKVVNGGFELSVSNTGPETLTISQVIVDDSVWNFSVSPNPMLKRFEDGKVTISYPWVAGDPHAIKIITENGIVTEGDIAAATRTPEASWSNFLNYGFIGFYVGIVPITLGLLWYPFMKRFKRKWINSILALTVGLLLFLFVGTLADGFEMGAEAPAVFQGNMVVIIGAALTFLLLIGFDQYQHKRQEAKGYSPIKLALLMASGIGLHNFGEGLAIGSSFALGEAALGTFLIVGFTLHNITEGIGIAAPLLKTKPSIKDFLILGTLAGAPAIFGTWFGGFIFSPIWGALFLGIGAGAILQVIYVITRMLIEDHRTHKEPSVSWLNLSGFTIGLLIMYFTAFFVKF from the coding sequence ATGAAAATAAAATGGCTGATTTCAGGTTTAATCCCTTTAGTAATGCTTATTGGAGTATTAGCTTGGGTATTGATAAATGGCTCAGGAATAGAAAAAGATCCCGCTGCACCAATCGAAGTATTAAATATTGAAAGGATTAAAGTAGTAAATGGAGGTTTTGAACTTTCAGTAAGTAACACTGGTCCAGAAACACTTACGATTTCACAAGTAATTGTAGATGATTCTGTTTGGAATTTCAGCGTTTCACCTAACCCTATGCTAAAACGATTTGAAGATGGAAAAGTAACGATTTCTTATCCATGGGTTGCGGGAGATCCTCATGCGATTAAAATTATCACAGAAAATGGCATTGTAACAGAAGGAGATATTGCTGCTGCAACTCGGACTCCTGAAGCTAGTTGGAGCAACTTTTTAAACTATGGCTTTATCGGTTTTTATGTCGGAATTGTCCCAATCACTCTAGGATTATTGTGGTATCCATTTATGAAGCGTTTTAAGCGAAAATGGATTAATTCTATTCTTGCACTCACTGTTGGACTCTTATTATTTCTATTTGTTGGAACACTTGCTGATGGGTTTGAGATGGGCGCTGAAGCTCCTGCCGTCTTCCAAGGAAATATGGTAGTTATAATCGGAGCGGCACTAACCTTTTTACTATTAATCGGATTTGACCAGTATCAGCACAAAAGACAGGAAGCAAAAGGCTATTCACCTATTAAATTAGCACTTCTAATGGCTTCAGGAATCGGACTTCATAACTTTGGAGAAGGATTAGCGATTGGATCTTCCTTTGCACTCGGAGAAGCTGCATTAGGAACATTTTTAATCGTTGGCTTTACCCTGCACAATATTACAGAAGGTATTGGAATAGCTGCACCACTTTTAAAAACAAAGCCAAGTATAAAGGACTTCTTAATTCTAGGAACACTCGCTGGCGCACCTGCCATTTTTGGTACTTGGTTCGGTGGTTTCATATTTTCACCAATCTGGGGTGCCTTATTCTTAGGAATTGGTGCAGGTGCTATTTTACAAGTAATCTATGTTATTACAAGAATGCTCATTGAAGATCATCGAACACATAAAGAACCATCTGTTTCATGGCTAAATCTTTCTGGATTCACAATTGGTCTGTTAATCATGTACTTTACTGCATTCTTTGTTAAATTTTAA
- a CDS encoding cell wall metabolism sensor histidine kinase WalK, which produces MFKKMPIRLRLTALMVILLTICCVGLTVILNFSAGIMATKIDAVALSPAQNTVENRDNFENVQTPSIDPMMTTPSIESQQARTEFQFESVIYLLLIIVSGGVLTYYVSGKVLKPLDTLNRQINNRSVHNLAETMEIPPTNDEIAELTQSFNEMTDKLNDAFLMQSRFTANAAHELRTPLAVLKTKVDVFKKKTFHSTDEYDALITIFEKQIQRLSELVIALLEMTNMNDGFEKEPICLKDVLQEMIAELAPIADEKKVRLYLECDNTVIYGNPNLLYRAFYNLVENGIKYNVDGGNVMIHVKSNDRQIMVAIKDTGIEIPDELKNTIFEPFYRVDTSRSRETGGVGLGLSIVQSIVTKHRGTIKVSNNEDGGTCFELTFSKTN; this is translated from the coding sequence ATGTTTAAAAAAATGCCAATTCGGCTACGACTTACAGCTTTGATGGTTATTCTATTAACAATTTGCTGTGTAGGGCTTACCGTCATTTTAAATTTCTCAGCCGGTATTATGGCAACGAAAATTGATGCTGTTGCTTTATCCCCTGCACAAAATACGGTTGAAAATCGTGATAATTTTGAAAATGTTCAAACGCCGTCAATTGACCCTATGATGACAACACCGTCCATAGAGTCACAACAAGCAAGAACGGAATTTCAATTTGAAAGTGTCATTTATTTACTATTAATCATTGTTTCTGGTGGCGTACTGACATACTATGTATCCGGAAAAGTGCTAAAACCACTAGATACATTAAATCGTCAAATTAATAATCGATCGGTGCATAATCTAGCAGAAACAATGGAAATACCCCCAACGAATGATGAAATTGCCGAGCTTACGCAGTCTTTTAATGAAATGACAGATAAGCTAAATGATGCTTTTCTAATGCAAAGCCGCTTTACTGCCAATGCAGCACATGAACTCCGAACGCCACTTGCCGTTTTAAAAACAAAGGTAGATGTATTTAAAAAGAAAACCTTCCATTCTACCGATGAATATGATGCACTCATTACCATTTTTGAAAAGCAAATTCAACGATTATCTGAGCTTGTCATTGCCCTTTTAGAGATGACAAATATGAATGATGGATTTGAAAAGGAACCGATTTGCTTGAAGGATGTTTTACAAGAAATGATTGCCGAGCTTGCTCCTATTGCCGATGAAAAAAAGGTTCGATTATATTTGGAATGTGATAATACCGTTATTTACGGAAATCCAAACTTACTTTATCGCGCATTTTATAACCTTGTTGAAAATGGCATTAAATACAATGTTGACGGTGGTAACGTAATGATTCATGTGAAATCGAATGACAGGCAAATAATGGTTGCCATCAAAGACACAGGTATTGAGATCCCTGATGAATTGAAAAATACGATATTCGAGCCATTTTACCGGGTAGATACATCACGCTCTCGTGAAACGGGCGGGGTTGGACTTGGACTTTCTATTGTGCAAAGCATTGTAACGAAACACAGGGGAACGATTAAAGTTTCAAATAATGAAGACGGCGGTACATGTTTCGAACTTACATTTAGTAAAACAAATTAA
- a CDS encoding response regulator transcription factor → MRILVAEDELDLQEAIAEGLRMEGYAVDTCGNGEDAYELAFVEKYDLIILDLNLPKMDGFHVLEKIREENEEVKVLVLSARSSIIDKVQGLDMGANDYLTKPFDFAELEARIRNLLRRKFVQENSLLTCGEINMDLTKRKVFVGANELLLTKKELALLEYFLLHQEKVVSQEELMAHVWDQHADSFSGVVRVHIATLRKKLKALLKNDPIRTKIGEGYYITKIDGDA, encoded by the coding sequence ATGAGAATTCTTGTTGCTGAAGATGAGTTGGATTTACAGGAAGCGATCGCTGAGGGACTTCGAATGGAAGGCTATGCAGTGGATACTTGCGGTAATGGAGAAGATGCCTATGAACTGGCATTTGTTGAAAAATATGACTTAATTATCTTGGACTTAAATCTTCCGAAAATGGACGGATTCCATGTGTTAGAAAAGATAAGAGAAGAAAATGAAGAAGTAAAAGTTTTAGTACTAAGTGCAAGAAGTAGTATAATTGACAAAGTGCAAGGCTTAGATATGGGGGCAAATGATTATTTAACGAAGCCATTTGACTTTGCGGAACTGGAAGCAAGAATACGAAATTTATTACGACGGAAATTTGTGCAGGAAAATAGCCTTTTAACTTGTGGAGAAATCAATATGGATTTAACTAAACGCAAAGTATTTGTGGGTGCGAATGAATTGCTCCTAACAAAAAAAGAGCTCGCATTACTGGAATACTTCTTACTTCACCAAGAGAAAGTAGTTAGCCAAGAGGAATTGATGGCACATGTTTGGGATCAACATGCCGATAGTTTTAGTGGGGTTGTTCGCGTGCACATCGCCACATTACGCAAAAAACTAAAAGCGCTTTTAAAGAATGATCCGATACGGACAAAGATTGGTGAAGGTTACTATATTACAAAAATTGATGGTGACGCTTAA
- a CDS encoding NAD-dependent deacylase gives MTTSTLAKWMLQSNSTVILTGAGMSTESGIPDFRSRTGWWKNIDPRTVASVESLQQNYELFREFYQMRILSLTNCEPHSGHEILANWEARGLLTLIATQNVDRFHQQAGNGAVAELHGNIVTIRCQTCGKALPLGHFMDNAVCTYCNGKLRPNVVLFGEALPQQAWNRSLHAIQNADVVIVIGTSLEVYPVNQLPAMCQGRLVYINLDVSGNSRNFDLILQGTAGGVLAEIDKYLRELIAE, from the coding sequence ATGACAACTTCGACTTTAGCAAAGTGGATGTTGCAGTCCAATTCAACGGTCATTTTAACTGGGGCGGGAATGTCAACTGAATCGGGCATTCCTGATTTCCGCTCGCGCACAGGTTGGTGGAAAAATATCGATCCGCGAACGGTTGCATCTGTAGAAAGCTTGCAGCAAAATTACGAGCTGTTTCGGGAATTTTATCAAATGCGAATACTAAGCTTAACGAACTGTGAACCGCATTCAGGGCATGAAATTTTAGCAAATTGGGAAGCGCGGGGGCTCCTAACACTTATTGCGACTCAAAATGTGGATCGTTTTCATCAGCAAGCAGGGAATGGGGCAGTAGCTGAGCTGCACGGCAATATTGTTACGATTCGTTGCCAAACTTGTGGGAAAGCACTTCCACTTGGTCATTTTATGGATAATGCCGTGTGTACGTACTGCAATGGCAAGCTTCGTCCAAACGTCGTGCTTTTTGGTGAAGCATTGCCACAGCAGGCTTGGAACCGTTCGCTCCATGCAATTCAAAATGCAGATGTTGTCATTGTCATTGGAACAAGTTTAGAAGTGTATCCGGTCAATCAATTACCCGCGATGTGTCAAGGAAGGCTCGTGTATATAAATCTTGATGTATCGGGTAATAGCAGAAATTTTGATTTAATCTTACAAGGAACGGCTGGAGGAGTGCTTGCGGAGATAGACAAGTACTTACGTGAACTTATTGCTGAATAA
- a CDS encoding toxic anion resistance protein — MTDNPLFDDLDKRTQQHEQPIHEVTTPAPAPQVLVNEQELSQIRQRQEALKQQPTVQTLAQKIDVKNQIAVLEFGKETAKGISTFSDRMLATIKQSNLEKSTTLLNNLNKIMDRFDPVDFKEEEKKGFLKRLFSKSKEQLDRILSKYDTMNKEVDAVYTEIQKYEVEMKRNTIQLEQMYDENLNYFHTLSEHVAAIDLKVTDLRQKLPALSAQADAGDHEAIMELETVTRGIELLEQRAYDLEMAQQVSFQSAPQIRLMQQGNNHLIGKINSAFVTTIPIFKQGLIHAVTMQRQKLVSESMAELDKRTNEMLVRNAENVRQNSVNIARQAGSPSIKVETIETTWRSIMAGIEETKQIQAETMRSRDEGRKRIEQLQLEYEKLKKM, encoded by the coding sequence ATGACAGATAATCCATTATTTGATGATTTAGACAAGCGTACGCAGCAACATGAGCAGCCCATCCACGAGGTGACAACGCCAGCACCCGCACCACAAGTTTTAGTGAATGAGCAGGAGTTATCGCAAATTCGCCAACGACAAGAAGCCTTAAAACAACAGCCAACCGTTCAAACATTGGCACAAAAAATCGATGTAAAAAATCAGATTGCTGTATTAGAATTTGGGAAGGAAACGGCTAAGGGCATTTCGACGTTTTCCGACCGTATGCTGGCAACGATTAAGCAAAGCAATTTAGAAAAATCAACAACTCTATTAAATAACTTAAATAAAATTATGGATCGCTTTGACCCAGTTGATTTCAAGGAAGAAGAGAAAAAAGGCTTTCTGAAGAGGCTGTTTTCAAAAAGTAAAGAGCAGCTGGACCGCATCCTTTCAAAATACGATACGATGAATAAAGAAGTCGATGCAGTGTACACGGAAATCCAAAAATACGAAGTAGAAATGAAGCGCAACACGATTCAGCTTGAGCAAATGTATGATGAAAACTTAAACTATTTCCATACATTAAGCGAGCACGTGGCAGCAATTGATCTAAAAGTTACCGACTTGCGTCAAAAATTGCCAGCACTTTCTGCACAAGCAGATGCGGGTGACCATGAGGCAATTATGGAGCTGGAAACGGTGACGCGCGGTATTGAACTACTAGAACAAAGAGCCTATGATTTAGAAATGGCACAGCAAGTCTCGTTCCAATCTGCCCCGCAAATTCGACTTATGCAGCAAGGGAATAATCACCTTATTGGAAAAATTAACTCCGCGTTCGTTACGACAATTCCTATTTTTAAGCAAGGGCTTATTCATGCCGTGACGATGCAGCGTCAAAAATTAGTTTCGGAGTCCATGGCGGAGCTTGATAAACGTACAAATGAAATGCTTGTTCGCAATGCTGAAAATGTTCGCCAAAATTCTGTGAACATTGCACGTCAAGCGGGGAGTCCAAGTATTAAAGTGGAGACAATTGAAACAACTTGGCGCTCAATTATGGCGGGAATTGAAGAAACGAAGCAAATTCAAGCCGAAACGATGCGTAGTCGTGATGAAGGACGAAAACGAATTGAGCAGCTACAACTGGAATATGAAAAACTAAAAAAAATGTAA
- the tatA gene encoding twin-arginine translocase TatA/TatE family subunit codes for MLQNIGVPGLILILIIALIIFGPSKLPEIGRAFGSTLREFKKSTRDLVTDDIESETTKKKE; via the coding sequence ATGCTTCAAAATATTGGTGTACCGGGATTAATACTAATTTTAATCATCGCCCTTATTATTTTCGGTCCTTCTAAGTTACCGGAAATCGGGAGAGCATTCGGCTCAACATTAAGAGAGTTTAAAAAGTCTACCAGAGATCTTGTAACAGACGACATAGAGTCAGAAACAACTAAAAAGAAAGAATAA
- a CDS encoding EamA family transporter has protein sequence MYWDNKYTFWVVSTVNELFFTALFVSYEALIWGVFLGLTYAFYTLYPARLMTEIGVITIIGWGMIISGTVFAIMGTVWSSDEWSLLANPLIILLILGISIFGAVAYVLFLMSLKYITAVETSILSSFEPLAAMIISVIWLGAVLLKWQLVGIMLMLIFVAYLSISGGKNKETMDA, from the coding sequence ATTTATTGGGATAATAAGTACACTTTTTGGGTTGTATCTACTGTTAACGAACTGTTCTTTACTGCACTATTTGTCAGCTATGAAGCACTGATTTGGGGCGTATTTTTAGGGCTAACATATGCCTTCTATACGCTTTACCCAGCAAGATTAATGACTGAAATCGGTGTCATCACCATCATCGGCTGGGGAATGATTATTAGTGGCACGGTGTTTGCTATCATGGGAACAGTTTGGTCTAGTGATGAATGGTCGCTTTTAGCCAATCCGCTTATTATCCTGTTAATATTGGGCATTAGCATATTTGGGGCAGTGGCGTATGTACTATTTTTAATGAGCTTAAAATACATAACAGCTGTGGAAACGAGTATATTATCAAGTTTTGAACCCCTTGCAGCTATGATCATCTCTGTAATTTGGTTAGGTGCGGTCTTGTTAAAATGGCAGCTTGTTGGCATTATGCTCATGCTCATTTTTGTCGCTTATTTATCGATTTCAGGTGGGAAAAATAAAGAAACAATGGATGCCTAA
- a CDS encoding methyl-accepting chemotaxis protein, translating into MKLSIRWRIIGLVVVIVIAGLGSLATISSAIIKNKTVDTVVDQSGALVTQVSNTVTTFLSTYEQVLYNMSLSEEVKKFAQADDRTYKGEADLLYRKQLENFATSFPATSSIYYADEEAITVYPHFDEVKNIRALTRSWYQKSIHSPNIVQWSSPYIDKATGNYTITASVAVKDRNKIVGVLGVDILLSEVTAMVSEIELGYEGIPIIIDPKGVAIVHPTATGENIEEQEAIAKVLASSETNDVVHAKMDGENNTVIFSKIPEIGWTVAAVYKEANLHATATDIQKIIFFITACILVVTFIVLYFFISRMIKPLYTLGTLMGRVSNGDLTVHIQVKTQDEIGRLAHHFNNMITNMKEIVSVVQGSSTNVEERSHHLSAMAEETNASSMLVSQAVGEIAASATESSVHAEAVTLQATQLGAEIDKMHEQTKAVQQTTTEMVQLNTMGQHKMSDLLQSFEHSKHDLHAMSRVVTALEMKITSIESVIDSISAISAQTNLLALNASIEAARAGDHGRGFAVVADEVRKLAEQSAAATVQVKATISALEGESHSVTTQMHEMEQTFDKQGIVVEETTQTFNQLSNKMTTIEHSFELLASEIREMMHYKENVISTIEEMATNSQIVAATCEEVSASSDEQLQAIQSVAEASEQLNSLSNDLAVAISRFKL; encoded by the coding sequence TTGAAATTATCCATTCGATGGCGAATTATTGGACTCGTTGTTGTCATCGTCATTGCGGGGCTTGGTTCATTAGCTACCATTAGCTCTGCCATTATTAAAAATAAAACAGTTGATACGGTTGTCGATCAAAGTGGTGCCCTTGTCACACAAGTATCCAATACAGTCACAACCTTTTTAAGTACGTATGAACAAGTGCTTTACAATATGTCCCTTTCCGAGGAAGTAAAGAAATTTGCTCAAGCAGATGATCGCACGTATAAAGGAGAGGCCGACTTACTCTACAGGAAGCAGCTCGAAAATTTTGCGACAAGCTTTCCTGCTACCTCTTCTATTTATTATGCGGACGAAGAGGCTATTACAGTTTATCCACATTTTGATGAAGTCAAAAACATTCGTGCACTGACACGTTCGTGGTATCAAAAAAGTATCCACAGTCCTAATATAGTGCAATGGTCTTCACCTTATATTGATAAGGCGACAGGAAACTATACGATTACCGCTTCCGTTGCAGTGAAAGATCGCAATAAAATTGTTGGGGTTTTAGGTGTAGATATCTTACTATCCGAAGTAACTGCGATGGTTTCAGAAATTGAATTAGGCTATGAAGGCATTCCAATCATCATTGATCCGAAAGGTGTCGCCATTGTTCATCCAACTGCAACAGGAGAAAACATTGAAGAACAAGAAGCCATTGCTAAAGTACTCGCATCTTCAGAAACAAATGATGTCGTACATGCCAAAATGGATGGGGAAAATAATACAGTTATCTTTTCGAAGATCCCTGAAATTGGTTGGACGGTTGCCGCAGTTTATAAAGAAGCCAATCTCCATGCAACCGCTACGGACATTCAGAAAATTATTTTCTTTATAACCGCTTGCATTTTAGTCGTAACCTTTATCGTGTTGTACTTCTTTATTTCACGGATGATCAAACCGCTTTATACGCTCGGAACATTAATGGGGCGTGTATCAAATGGGGATTTGACTGTACATATTCAGGTCAAAACACAGGATGAAATTGGTCGGCTTGCGCATCATTTTAATAATATGATCACAAATATGAAAGAAATTGTTAGTGTTGTGCAGGGCTCCTCCACGAATGTTGAAGAACGTTCGCATCACTTAAGTGCGATGGCGGAAGAAACAAACGCATCCAGCATGCTCGTTTCGCAAGCTGTTGGTGAAATCGCCGCAAGCGCTACGGAATCTTCCGTACATGCGGAGGCTGTCACATTACAAGCTACGCAATTAGGTGCCGAAATTGATAAAATGCATGAGCAAACAAAAGCCGTTCAGCAAACAACAACAGAAATGGTGCAATTAAATACAATGGGCCAGCACAAAATGAGTGACCTCTTACAAAGCTTTGAACATTCCAAACATGACTTACATGCCATGTCTAGAGTTGTGACGGCACTTGAAATGAAAATTACATCCATTGAATCCGTCATAGACAGCATTTCCGCTATTTCTGCCCAAACAAATTTGCTTGCGTTAAATGCCTCAATAGAAGCAGCACGCGCTGGTGATCATGGGAGAGGCTTTGCCGTTGTAGCGGATGAAGTAAGAAAACTAGCCGAACAATCCGCTGCCGCTACAGTGCAAGTGAAAGCAACAATCTCTGCGTTAGAAGGCGAATCGCATTCCGTTACGACACAAATGCATGAAATGGAACAAACCTTCGACAAGCAAGGCATCGTTGTAGAAGAAACAACGCAAACATTTAATCAGCTGTCCAACAAAATGACGACAATCGAACACTCATTTGAATTACTTGCTAGTGAAATTCGAGAGATGATGCATTACAAAGAAAACGTCATTTCCACAATCGAAGAAATGGCAACCAATTCACAAATCGTTGCCGCGACATGTGAAGAAGTGAGCGCTTCCTCCGATGAACAGCTACAAGCCATTCAATCTGTTGCTGAAGCCTCTGAGCAACTAAACAGTTTAAGCAATGATTTAGCCGTTGCTATTAGCCGCTTTAAACTGTAA
- a CDS encoding alpha/beta hydrolase, whose protein sequence is MANLLENTKRYLANVNKLPSLASMDYDTARRMRAAMPKKQFHLAPLAKIEDRFIFVRDGEQIAIRIYTPMGDGPFPVIVYFHGGGWVLNDLNTCHESCSHLAHVTNQIVVSVAYRLAPEYKFPVPVNDAWDSVLWTKAHAEQFNGIGSQISVAGDSAGGNLAIAVCQLAKEQGNLPITAQILLYPVTDLSYDSNSYTLFEKGFGLDKDVMQWFGNYYINAQIDAKNPLVAPLQLQDFSSLPPALIIVAENDVLRDEAVQYGEKLRVAGTKTEILTMEGVVHSFFTHNDVFPNQIQNAIDQIQTFLVTIAD, encoded by the coding sequence ATGGCAAATTTACTTGAAAATACTAAACGTTATTTAGCGAATGTGAATAAACTGCCATCATTGGCATCAATGGATTACGATACGGCGAGAAGGATGCGAGCGGCTATGCCAAAAAAACAATTTCACTTGGCTCCGTTAGCAAAAATAGAAGATCGTTTTATCTTCGTTCGTGATGGAGAACAAATTGCCATACGCATTTATACACCTATGGGAGATGGTCCATTTCCGGTGATTGTTTATTTTCATGGTGGCGGTTGGGTTTTGAATGATTTAAATACCTGCCATGAAAGCTGCTCACATTTAGCGCATGTGACAAACCAAATTGTCGTGTCTGTTGCGTACCGGTTAGCACCAGAGTATAAATTTCCGGTGCCTGTAAACGATGCATGGGATAGCGTACTTTGGACGAAAGCACATGCTGAACAATTCAATGGTATTGGCAGCCAAATTTCAGTTGCTGGTGATAGTGCAGGTGGAAACCTCGCAATTGCGGTATGCCAACTTGCAAAAGAGCAGGGAAATTTGCCAATTACCGCACAAATTTTACTTTATCCTGTAACGGACTTGAGCTATGACAGCAACTCCTATACACTATTTGAGAAAGGTTTTGGTCTCGATAAAGATGTGATGCAATGGTTTGGCAATTACTATATCAACGCACAAATTGATGCAAAAAATCCGCTCGTCGCTCCTTTACAATTGCAGGATTTTTCATCGTTACCGCCTGCGCTCATTATTGTGGCAGAAAATGATGTTTTGCGTGATGAAGCCGTGCAATACGGAGAAAAATTACGTGTAGCAGGGACGAAAACGGAAATTTTGACAATGGAAGGCGTTGTGCATAGTTTTTTCACACATAATGACGTGTTTCCAAACCAAATCCAAAACGCCATCGACCAAATTCAAACCTTCTTAGTAACGATCGCTGATTAG
- a CDS encoding multicopper oxidase domain-containing protein — MDEQNKISRRDILKLGSAGALGLAGSYFLNNLAPFNPAVKAQTHSQNHSNMDHSQMKGDTTKTAGYKMAEQLLTTFNYGTVSKLPNGQTLREYEVVAIDKEIEIAKGIKFPGWTYNGTIPGPTFRCTEGDLLRFHFINQGSHPHSIHFHGIHPPEMDGLEPISPGQKFTYEFEAKPYGIQVYHCHVIPLARHIHKGLYGNFIIDPKTPREPALELNMVMNGYDLDLDGENDFYTVNGFAFAFMNHPIKVKKDQLVRIYLSNLTEFDLINSFHLHANYFTYYPTGRNDNPSQFTDTIMQCQGERGIIEVRFPYKGKYMFHAHVSEFAELGWMGFFEAE, encoded by the coding sequence ATGGATGAACAGAATAAAATTTCTAGGCGTGACATATTAAAGTTGGGATCTGCTGGTGCTTTAGGATTGGCGGGTAGTTATTTTTTAAATAATTTAGCACCTTTTAATCCTGCGGTTAAAGCTCAAACACATAGCCAAAATCACAGTAATATGGATCATAGTCAAATGAAAGGAGATACTACAAAAACCGCAGGCTATAAAATGGCTGAACAGTTACTTACTACATTCAATTATGGAACAGTAAGTAAATTACCAAATGGTCAAACGCTTCGTGAATATGAAGTTGTTGCCATAGACAAAGAAATTGAAATTGCAAAAGGAATTAAATTTCCAGGGTGGACTTATAACGGAACGATTCCAGGACCTACATTTCGTTGTACGGAAGGGGACTTGCTTCGTTTCCATTTTATAAATCAAGGAAGTCATCCCCACTCTATTCATTTTCATGGTATTCATCCACCAGAAATGGATGGACTTGAACCAATTTCCCCTGGGCAAAAATTCACTTATGAGTTTGAAGCTAAGCCATACGGAATACAGGTATATCATTGTCATGTAATACCACTTGCGCGCCATATTCATAAGGGTTTATATGGAAACTTTATTATTGATCCGAAAACACCAAGGGAACCGGCGTTAGAGTTAAATATGGTGATGAATGGGTATGATTTGGATTTAGATGGTGAAAATGATTTTTACACGGTTAATGGGTTTGCATTTGCATTCATGAATCATCCGATTAAAGTGAAAAAAGACCAGCTAGTCCGTATTTATCTCAGTAACTTAACAGAATTTGACTTAATTAACTCTTTCCATCTTCACGCTAATTATTTTACGTATTATCCGACAGGAAGAAATGATAATCCTTCACAATTCACAGATACGATCATGCAGTGTCAGGGGGAGCGTGGCATTATTGAAGTGAGATTCCCCTATAAGGGAAAATACATGTTCCATGCCCATGTCAGTGAATTTGCTGAATTGGGATGGATGGGATTTTTTGAAGCAGAGTAA
- the tatC gene encoding twin-arginine translocase subunit TatC, producing MRLVQHLEELRKRIIITLVIFLLTLVLTLIYVQDIYHIIVQELPFKLALLGPSDIILVYLMIASVVAITATIPVAAHQVWLYVRPALTQKERRITIAYIPALFILFILGISFGYFILLPLVLNFLMSLSNDMFTTFFTTEKYFRFLLHITLPFGFLFELPVVIMFLTSLGIINPYRLQKIRKYAYFILVIVSILITPPDFLSDILVIIPLLLLYESSISLSKIVYKRQHKGDK from the coding sequence ATGCGCTTAGTTCAGCACCTTGAGGAATTACGTAAACGCATTATCATCACTTTAGTCATCTTTCTGCTGACTTTAGTTCTAACATTAATTTATGTCCAAGATATTTATCATATAATCGTTCAAGAATTGCCATTTAAGCTGGCTCTGTTAGGACCAAGTGATATCATACTCGTTTATTTAATGATTGCCAGCGTTGTTGCTATTACAGCTACTATACCAGTTGCCGCGCACCAAGTTTGGCTGTATGTACGTCCAGCTTTAACACAAAAAGAACGCAGAATTACAATCGCTTATATTCCAGCACTATTTATTCTATTCATATTAGGAATTAGTTTTGGTTACTTTATTTTATTGCCTCTTGTACTAAATTTTTTAATGTCACTATCAAACGACATGTTTACTACGTTCTTTACAACAGAGAAATATTTCCGATTTTTGCTTCATATTACATTACCTTTTGGATTTCTATTTGAGCTGCCTGTTGTCATTATGTTTTTAACAAGTTTAGGAATTATAAATCCATACCGTCTGCAAAAAATCAGGAAATATGCCTACTTTATTTTAGTCATCGTTTCAATTTTGATTACGCCGCCAGATTTTCTATCAGATATCCTTGTGATCATACCTTTATTACTCTTATATGAGAGTAGTATCAGTTTATCTAAGATTGTTTATAAACGACAGCACAAGGGAGATAAATAA